A window from Trinickia violacea encodes these proteins:
- a CDS encoding DUF3563 family protein, with protein sequence MFALLLTQIGRWFDRAEQRRNDEYLAGARDLAELERRMRLLESCC encoded by the coding sequence ATGTTTGCCTTGCTTCTCACACAGATTGGCCGCTGGTTCGACCGCGCCGAACAACGCCGCAATGATGAGTACCTTGCCGGCGCGCGAGACCTTGCCGAACTCGAACGGCGCATGCGCTTGCTGGAAAGCTGCTGCTGA
- a CDS encoding LysR family transcriptional regulator: MEVGRLRALLELARCGTMAAAAEALFLTPSAVSQQIAQLEEEAGVKLTERIGRGVRLTPAGHALVGYAERMMVVLDEARSEMAELRREIAGELRVAAFPSIASVVLPDTVKALQHAYPRLEIAIEELEAIDGVAALRSWRTDIALIDDLSIVAGDNRENVAIVPLAEDVWYVTVSTDHPLSKKPSLSLADLAHETWAIESRAGPFGSFVADLCRRAGYEPRTNAICRGSEMIEAMVASGCSVSIVPGLRRLRSPRGVAWVKLRPEVRRKIYVAYRRGERNHPMVKVFVEEIVRTASRLLV; encoded by the coding sequence TTGGAAGTCGGTCGACTGCGGGCGCTCCTGGAGCTGGCGCGGTGTGGCACGATGGCAGCCGCCGCTGAGGCGCTGTTCCTGACGCCCTCGGCGGTGTCACAGCAGATCGCACAACTGGAAGAGGAGGCCGGCGTCAAGCTTACGGAGCGCATCGGCCGCGGGGTCAGGCTGACTCCCGCCGGCCACGCGTTGGTGGGGTACGCCGAGCGGATGATGGTTGTGCTGGACGAGGCTCGCTCGGAAATGGCAGAGCTTCGGCGTGAAATAGCCGGCGAGCTGCGCGTCGCCGCGTTTCCGTCGATCGCTTCGGTTGTGCTCCCTGACACGGTCAAGGCGCTGCAGCACGCGTATCCGCGCCTGGAGATTGCAATTGAAGAATTGGAGGCGATTGACGGGGTCGCGGCATTGCGGTCCTGGAGAACGGACATCGCCTTGATTGACGATCTCTCAATCGTCGCGGGCGATAATCGGGAAAACGTCGCGATTGTGCCGCTGGCCGAGGACGTGTGGTACGTGACAGTCTCGACTGACCACCCGCTGAGCAAAAAACCGTCGCTTAGCCTAGCCGATCTCGCGCACGAAACCTGGGCGATCGAATCGAGGGCTGGCCCTTTCGGCAGCTTCGTCGCCGATTTATGCCGCCGCGCCGGGTACGAGCCTCGGACCAACGCCATATGCCGCGGATCTGAGATGATCGAAGCGATGGTGGCCTCCGGCTGCTCGGTGTCAATCGTCCCCGGACTCAGGAGGCTACGCTCGCCGCGCGGCGTGGCATGGGTAAAGCTGAGGCCAGAGGTTCGCCGCAAAATCTACGTCGCTTATCGACGCGGCGAGCGCAACCATCCAATGGTCAAAGTGTTCGTCGAGGAAATCGTCCGGACGGCATCGAGACTCCTCGTTTAG
- a CDS encoding cupin domain-containing protein codes for MTADASLEAISIGGLTVCYLIDGSATKGMGVFELTIAPGADVPPPHSHTHNEECIYALEGLIRYSVDGVVRDLAPGQWMHTPKGSVHAFSNPHQATAKALIVLTPDLGPQYFRDVQGVVNAGGPPDRQKLLAVMSSYGLVPSAPIPAVAQQSVEEDVPTSQGRPLT; via the coding sequence ATGACCGCAGACGCGTCTCTTGAGGCAATCTCAATTGGTGGTCTGACAGTGTGCTATCTCATAGACGGATCCGCCACGAAGGGCATGGGCGTCTTCGAGTTGACGATCGCCCCGGGAGCAGACGTTCCGCCACCACATAGTCACACCCACAATGAAGAATGCATCTACGCCTTGGAGGGGCTCATCCGCTATTCCGTTGACGGTGTTGTCAGGGATCTGGCGCCGGGTCAGTGGATGCATACCCCCAAGGGCTCTGTCCATGCGTTCAGCAACCCTCATCAAGCCACTGCCAAGGCACTCATCGTCCTTACCCCTGACCTGGGGCCGCAATACTTTCGGGATGTCCAGGGAGTTGTGAATGCCGGCGGGCCGCCAGACCGCCAGAAGTTGTTGGCAGTCATGTCCAGCTACGGGCTCGTTCCTAGCGCCCCGATTCCAGCAGTCGCCCAACAATCGGTCGAAGAGGATGTGCCCACGTCGCAAGGACGCCCCTTGACCTAA
- a CDS encoding GAF domain-containing protein translates to MTSERPSALPGRRERLLEQQAALAALTRMDVRQGESLTQRLQFITQTAALTMRVARVSLWRYTETRAALQCLDLYERSLNRHSDGAELEARRYPAYFQALGMSEAIVTDNAYADPRTQEFSDTYLTQHDITAMVDIPIHLHGRVDGVLRLEQVGPPSQWTPEDRLFGIALANLIALTLERHERRRAEEALRESEQRLATLVAYAPDAILVFDADADRYIQVNKQAASLFGHDCDSLLQIDPTRLSPERQPDGRLSSEARRQFLDLALKGGTPVFEWVHQNAAGELIPCEIRLVRLPHASRRLVRGSLAGTRLPSRISSGPRPNDAVHDN, encoded by the coding sequence ATGACTTCGGAGCGACCATCGGCGCTGCCGGGCAGACGCGAACGATTGCTCGAGCAGCAAGCGGCACTGGCGGCACTTACGCGCATGGATGTGCGTCAGGGCGAGAGTCTCACGCAGCGGCTGCAGTTCATCACGCAGACCGCGGCGCTGACGATGCGTGTCGCGCGAGTGAGCCTGTGGCGCTACACGGAGACGCGCGCGGCCCTTCAGTGCCTCGATCTCTACGAGCGTAGCCTCAACCGCCACAGTGACGGCGCCGAGCTTGAGGCCAGACGCTATCCTGCCTACTTTCAGGCACTCGGAATGAGCGAAGCCATCGTCACGGACAATGCCTATGCGGATCCTCGCACGCAGGAGTTCTCTGACACGTACCTCACGCAACATGACATCACGGCGATGGTGGACATTCCGATTCACCTGCACGGCCGAGTGGATGGCGTGCTGCGACTGGAACAGGTGGGACCGCCCTCGCAGTGGACGCCCGAGGATCGCCTGTTCGGCATCGCGCTCGCGAATCTGATTGCGCTTACCCTCGAGCGACACGAACGCAGGCGTGCCGAAGAGGCGCTGCGCGAGAGCGAGCAGCGTCTCGCCACGCTCGTCGCGTACGCGCCCGACGCCATTCTGGTGTTCGACGCGGACGCCGACCGCTACATCCAGGTCAACAAGCAGGCCGCGTCGCTTTTCGGGCACGACTGCGATTCGCTTCTGCAGATCGACCCGACGAGACTCAGCCCCGAGCGGCAGCCGGACGGCCGCCTGTCGAGCGAAGCCCGGCGTCAATTTCTCGATCTCGCGCTCAAGGGCGGAACACCCGTATTCGAGTGGGTGCATCAGAACGCCGCGGGCGAACTCATCCCCTGCGAAATCCGACTGGTTCGCCTGCCTCACGCAAGTCGCAGGCTCGTCCGCGGCAGCTTGGCGGGCACTCGCTTGCCGTCCCGGATCTCGTCGGGCCCGCGGCCGAACGATGCCGTGCATGACAACTAG
- a CDS encoding alpha/beta fold hydrolase, whose amino-acid sequence MERRLAAILAADVAGYSRLMGTDEEGTLAQLKGHRQALVDPKIEEHRGRIVKTTGDGMLVEFASVVDAVRCAVDVQRGMGERNARVSVDKRIEFRVGINLGDIIIDDDDIYGDGVNVAARLEGIAEPGGICISRQAHDHLLEKLSFTCEKLGLRNLKNIAKPVEVYSVNFDSISVTQEIKYCRASDGVRLAYATIGRGPPLVKTANWMNHLEYDWESPIWHHLLEGLARNYTLTRYDARGNGLSDWDVDEVSLEAWVGDLETVVDAVGIDRFALFGASQGCAISIAYAARHPERLSHLILYGGFALGGNKRSPREHEKRKAMGTLMRLGWGTDDPAFRQLFTSQFIPEATKEQADYFNDLQRKTTSPECAARYFEIVGNLDVRELLPQVQVPTLVLHVRDDLLCPIDAGRQMAAGIPGARFIALPGRNHLFLKHEPASARFFEEINLFLSK is encoded by the coding sequence GTGGAGCGCAGACTTGCAGCAATTCTGGCTGCCGACGTAGCCGGCTACAGCCGTCTGATGGGCACGGACGAGGAAGGCACGCTCGCCCAATTGAAGGGGCACCGGCAAGCGCTCGTCGATCCTAAAATCGAAGAACATCGGGGCCGCATCGTCAAGACGACTGGAGACGGCATGTTGGTCGAGTTTGCGTCCGTGGTTGACGCAGTACGATGCGCCGTTGACGTGCAGCGCGGCATGGGCGAGCGGAATGCCAGAGTCAGTGTCGATAAGCGGATCGAATTTCGGGTTGGCATAAACCTCGGCGACATCATCATCGATGATGATGACATTTACGGCGATGGGGTTAACGTCGCCGCACGGCTTGAGGGCATCGCCGAACCGGGCGGAATTTGCATTTCGCGCCAAGCACATGATCACTTACTCGAAAAACTATCGTTTACCTGCGAAAAGCTGGGGCTTCGGAACCTCAAGAACATCGCCAAGCCCGTCGAGGTCTATTCGGTGAACTTCGATTCCATCAGCGTGACGCAGGAGATCAAATATTGCCGAGCATCTGATGGAGTACGCCTCGCCTATGCAACCATTGGGCGGGGACCACCTTTGGTCAAGACGGCGAACTGGATGAACCACCTTGAATACGACTGGGAGAGTCCGATCTGGCACCATTTGCTCGAGGGATTGGCGAGGAATTACACGCTGACTCGATACGATGCACGAGGTAACGGGCTGTCAGATTGGGATGTCGATGAGGTTTCTCTTGAAGCATGGGTTGGCGACCTTGAAACCGTGGTCGATGCAGTTGGAATTGACCGCTTTGCGCTTTTTGGCGCCTCACAAGGCTGCGCTATCTCCATTGCTTATGCCGCCCGACATCCCGAGCGCCTTTCTCATTTGATCCTGTATGGTGGTTTTGCGCTGGGCGGCAACAAGCGATCACCAAGGGAACATGAGAAACGAAAGGCGATGGGAACTTTGATGCGCCTTGGGTGGGGCACGGATGATCCGGCATTTCGGCAACTGTTCACTTCGCAGTTCATACCCGAGGCTACAAAGGAACAGGCTGACTACTTCAACGATCTTCAGCGGAAGACCACATCACCTGAATGCGCTGCTCGGTACTTTGAAATCGTCGGAAATCTCGATGTGCGCGAATTGCTCCCGCAAGTGCAGGTGCCAACGCTCGTCTTGCATGTGCGCGATGATCTCTTGTGCCCTATCGATGCGGGCCGTCAAATGGCGGCGGGAATTCCAGGTGCTCGGTTCATAGCGCTTCCGGGGCGGAATCATCTCTTTCTTAAGCACGAGCCTGCTTCTGCTCGGTTCTTCGAGGAGATCAATCTGTTTTTGAGTAAGTGA
- a CDS encoding ABC transporter ATP-binding protein, which translates to MNAALIAEELHTYYGKSHILRGVSIAVEEGRITALLGRNGAGKTTTLRTLMGLTPARRGRVTIFGADTTRWPTFRIAANGVGYVPEGRRIFANLSVEENLRVPLVRSGPWTIARIYELFPRLAERKESRGRQLSGGEQEMLSIARALLLNPRLLILDEPSQGLAPLIVREVFRVVSQMRGEGISVLLVEQNARMGLEIADHAYVLDDGGIVYTGSSRDLAADESRVRALTGASAEE; encoded by the coding sequence ATGAACGCAGCGCTCATCGCCGAGGAACTTCACACCTACTACGGCAAGAGTCACATCCTGCGCGGCGTGAGCATTGCGGTCGAGGAAGGTCGGATCACAGCATTGCTTGGCCGCAACGGCGCGGGCAAGACCACGACGCTGCGCACCCTAATGGGTCTGACACCCGCACGCCGGGGGCGCGTGACGATCTTCGGCGCGGATACGACGCGCTGGCCGACGTTCCGGATCGCCGCGAACGGCGTGGGCTATGTTCCTGAAGGACGCAGAATCTTCGCCAATCTCAGTGTCGAAGAAAATCTGCGAGTGCCGCTTGTACGCAGCGGGCCTTGGACGATCGCGCGAATTTACGAGCTGTTTCCACGGCTTGCCGAACGCAAGGAAAGCCGCGGACGTCAGCTTTCCGGCGGCGAACAGGAGATGCTGTCGATTGCCCGCGCGCTGCTGCTCAATCCCCGGCTGCTGATTCTCGATGAACCCTCTCAGGGTCTGGCGCCACTGATCGTGCGCGAGGTGTTTCGCGTTGTGTCGCAGATGCGCGGCGAAGGGATTTCGGTTCTGCTTGTCGAGCAGAACGCGCGCATGGGGCTTGAGATTGCCGATCACGCATATGTGCTCGACGATGGCGGCATCGTCTATACAGGCAGTTCACGCGACCTAGCCGCCGATGAAAGCCGTGTTCGCGCGTTGACCGGTGCGAGTGCGGAGGAGTGA
- a CDS encoding ABC transporter ATP-binding protein has protein sequence MSLLDIAQVSKRFGRLAAVRDVSLAVDEGELRAIIGPNGAGKTTFFNLISGFFPPTTGTIVFDGQDITAVPAHRRVATGIARTFQITEIFPALTVFENVRISAEVTAGFRLRPWVGRTEKARVRERVEEALELTGLAVKSDRLTGELSHGDQRVAEIAMALALRPRLLLLDEPTAGMGDEETSEITQLIRRLRSGGKFTIVLIEHDMRVVFHLADRITVLDRGTLLAEGAPAEIAANEAVQAAYLGDVT, from the coding sequence ATGAGCCTTCTCGACATCGCGCAGGTGAGCAAGCGCTTCGGCAGACTCGCTGCGGTACGCGACGTCTCCCTCGCCGTCGACGAAGGCGAGTTGCGCGCCATCATTGGACCGAACGGCGCCGGCAAGACCACCTTCTTCAATCTCATCAGCGGCTTTTTCCCGCCGACGACGGGAACGATCGTATTCGACGGGCAGGACATCACGGCCGTCCCGGCGCATCGTCGCGTCGCGACGGGTATCGCCCGCACGTTCCAGATTACTGAGATCTTTCCTGCACTCACGGTGTTCGAAAACGTACGCATCAGCGCGGAGGTGACGGCTGGATTCCGCTTGCGGCCCTGGGTCGGTCGCACCGAAAAAGCACGGGTGCGCGAGCGTGTCGAAGAAGCGCTGGAACTCACTGGACTAGCCGTAAAAAGTGACCGGCTGACCGGCGAGCTCTCGCACGGCGACCAGCGCGTTGCAGAAATCGCCATGGCGCTGGCCCTGCGGCCTCGTCTGCTGCTGCTCGACGAACCCACTGCCGGCATGGGCGACGAGGAGACTAGCGAGATTACGCAGCTCATTCGCCGTCTGCGCAGCGGCGGCAAATTCACAATCGTGCTGATCGAGCACGACATGCGCGTGGTGTTCCATCTGGCCGATCGGATCACGGTGCTCGACAGGGGCACGCTCCTCGCCGAGGGGGCGCCGGCGGAGATCGCGGCGAACGAGGCCGTGCAGGCGGCGTACCTGGGTGATGTGACATGA
- a CDS encoding branched-chain amino acid ABC transporter permease, with the protein MSEARLARHNRLLTLAAIWAVLLLAPYWMPPLGGYTALGTRVLVLGLAAMSVNFLLGFTGVLSFGHAAYFGLGAYGAGLALKFLAPSTPLALLCGTLLGGIAGALLGALCARRRGVYFAMVTIAFGQVFYYIAFQWSSLTGGDDGLRGFTRVPLHLGIATIDILSNADAFYYFVLFCLALAVGLMGFILRSPFGRTMIAIRENERRARFLGIPVDVHIWIAFALSCLFMAFAGALYALLNNFADPRGLHFSQSGDFVMMAVMGGMRSLWGPLLGAAVFVVLQDYLSSITVNWMSFIGMLFIAIVLFFPRGLLGFIRRRSDS; encoded by the coding sequence ATGAGCGAAGCGCGACTGGCGAGGCACAACAGGCTGCTGACGCTCGCGGCGATCTGGGCTGTGTTGCTGCTGGCCCCGTACTGGATGCCGCCGCTCGGCGGCTATACCGCGCTCGGCACACGGGTGCTCGTGCTGGGTCTCGCTGCGATGTCGGTGAATTTTCTGCTCGGCTTCACCGGTGTGTTGTCCTTCGGTCACGCCGCGTATTTTGGGCTTGGCGCATATGGCGCTGGCCTCGCGCTGAAATTCCTTGCGCCGAGTACGCCGCTGGCTCTTCTGTGCGGAACGCTGCTCGGTGGGATCGCCGGTGCGCTGCTCGGTGCGCTTTGCGCAAGGCGGCGAGGCGTGTACTTCGCGATGGTCACCATCGCCTTCGGACAGGTCTTCTACTACATCGCATTCCAATGGAGTTCGTTGACGGGCGGCGACGACGGCTTGCGCGGGTTCACGCGCGTACCGCTTCACCTCGGCATCGCGACCATCGACATCCTGTCGAATGCCGATGCGTTCTATTATTTTGTCCTGTTTTGCCTCGCTCTGGCCGTTGGTCTGATGGGTTTCATCCTGCGCTCGCCGTTCGGGCGCACGATGATCGCAATCCGCGAAAATGAACGGCGCGCGCGCTTTCTCGGCATTCCCGTCGACGTCCATATCTGGATCGCTTTCGCGCTCTCCTGCCTTTTCATGGCGTTTGCCGGTGCGCTCTATGCCCTTCTGAACAATTTCGCCGATCCGCGCGGGCTGCATTTCAGCCAGTCTGGCGACTTCGTGATGATGGCGGTAATGGGTGGCATGCGCAGCCTGTGGGGACCGCTCCTCGGCGCGGCGGTATTCGTCGTGTTGCAGGACTACCTGTCGAGTATCACGGTCAACTGGATGTCGTTCATCGGCATGTTGTTCATCGCGATCGTGCTGTTCTTCCCGCGGGGCCTGCTCGGCTTTATCCGGCGTAGGAGCGATTCATGA
- a CDS encoding branched-chain amino acid ABC transporter permease, translated as MTELLLFNVTNGLIIGAFYVLMALGLSLILNLSNVINFAHGGFLVAGGYVAYTITPYVGFWGALLIAPPCIALIGFVLERVLIRRVYGRDPLYSLLLTFGLAFIFEDGTRFIWGAQGKPVTVPSVLAQPLSNTFFFITGYRLFMVATVAVTVALLFIVLRYSRLGIRIRAGTLDLETVASLGINVGRLRSFNFAVGAFLAGLSGVLAAGQLGLEPTMGTGLLMPSFIAIIVGGVGSLTGTLLGGLLIGVASGITAVFLPAASEAIIYVLMAIVLLLRPHGLLGEEGMLT; from the coding sequence ATGACTGAACTGCTGCTCTTCAACGTCACTAACGGGCTGATCATCGGAGCGTTTTACGTGCTGATGGCCCTCGGGTTATCGCTCATTCTCAACTTGAGCAATGTCATCAACTTCGCTCACGGCGGCTTCCTTGTCGCCGGCGGCTACGTTGCCTATACGATCACGCCCTACGTAGGTTTCTGGGGCGCGCTGCTGATCGCACCGCCATGCATTGCGCTGATCGGCTTCGTCCTCGAACGGGTGCTCATCCGGCGAGTCTACGGGCGCGACCCGCTCTACAGCCTGCTCCTGACGTTCGGTCTTGCCTTCATCTTCGAGGACGGCACCCGTTTCATCTGGGGCGCGCAAGGCAAGCCGGTGACTGTTCCATCTGTGCTAGCCCAGCCTCTGAGCAACACGTTCTTCTTCATCACCGGCTACCGCCTCTTCATGGTCGCAACGGTGGCCGTGACGGTGGCGCTGCTTTTCATCGTGCTGCGCTATAGCCGGCTCGGCATCCGTATCCGCGCCGGCACCCTCGACCTCGAAACCGTGGCGTCCCTCGGCATCAACGTGGGCAGACTGCGTTCGTTCAATTTCGCAGTCGGCGCCTTTCTCGCCGGTCTGAGCGGGGTGCTCGCCGCCGGCCAGCTCGGTCTGGAGCCGACGATGGGAACGGGGCTCCTGATGCCGAGCTTCATTGCGATCATCGTCGGCGGAGTTGGCAGCCTCACTGGCACGCTGCTCGGCGGCTTGCTGATCGGCGTCGCCTCCGGCATCACTGCCGTGTTCCTGCCCGCAGCAAGCGAAGCGATCATCTACGTGCTGATGGCCATAGTGTTGCTGCTGCGCCCACACGGCCTGCTTGGCGAGGAGGGTATGCTGACATGA
- a CDS encoding ABC transporter substrate-binding protein, whose protein sequence is MTTQSRIPSFSRRTVLKATAAAAALQLAPPVIIKARGEAPLRIGMVDPLTGVYAAVAQNEVTGARLAVQQINAKGGVLGRPIELLVEDSANDVGTGVQKARKLIERDQVTFLIGDVNSGIAQAISQVSNEKKVLHIVSGGHTDTITGVDCKWNVYRVCNTTSMEANAVANLLFTKYGKKWHFITPDYAFGHTLQKAAAADLQKLGGTITGNELTPLGTTDFSAYLIKARAASPDVLLVLPQGSDMVNCLKQIAQFGIGKNIHIAGLQQELESLEAMPPEARVGIWMFEWYWKQPGVPGVEKFVADIRKVNGGKVPTARHWFGYTSVHTLAAIANKEKTLDARKLAEALGGFELADDVKLQPNRCYYRKGDHQLMTSSFVGEALSQPAGDPEDLFRVDRVVEGDKTAPPESETGCKLQWPA, encoded by the coding sequence ATGACAACACAAAGCCGTATCCCTTCTTTCAGTCGGCGCACCGTACTCAAGGCGACTGCTGCGGCGGCCGCACTGCAGTTGGCGCCACCCGTCATCATCAAGGCACGCGGCGAGGCTCCGCTGCGAATCGGTATGGTCGATCCGTTGACGGGCGTTTATGCTGCAGTTGCACAGAATGAAGTGACGGGCGCGAGGCTTGCCGTTCAGCAGATCAATGCCAAGGGCGGCGTTCTGGGACGGCCCATCGAGCTCCTGGTTGAAGACTCGGCAAATGACGTCGGCACCGGCGTGCAGAAGGCGCGCAAATTGATCGAACGCGATCAGGTCACGTTCCTCATCGGCGATGTGAACTCAGGTATCGCCCAGGCCATTTCCCAGGTCAGCAATGAGAAGAAGGTGCTGCACATCGTTTCGGGCGGCCACACCGATACGATCACGGGCGTCGACTGCAAGTGGAATGTCTATCGCGTCTGCAACACGACCAGCATGGAGGCCAACGCCGTCGCGAACCTGCTGTTCACCAAGTACGGCAAGAAGTGGCATTTCATCACACCGGACTACGCGTTCGGCCACACGCTGCAGAAAGCCGCGGCCGCCGATCTGCAGAAGCTCGGTGGCACGATAACCGGCAACGAGCTTACCCCGCTCGGCACGACAGACTTCTCCGCCTATCTCATCAAGGCGCGAGCGGCGAGTCCCGACGTCCTGCTTGTGCTCCCGCAAGGCTCCGACATGGTCAACTGCCTGAAGCAGATTGCACAGTTCGGCATCGGCAAGAATATTCACATTGCCGGACTGCAGCAGGAGCTCGAGTCGCTCGAGGCGATGCCGCCGGAGGCGCGCGTCGGCATCTGGATGTTCGAGTGGTACTGGAAGCAGCCGGGTGTGCCGGGAGTCGAAAAGTTCGTTGCCGACATCCGTAAGGTGAACGGCGGCAAGGTTCCCACCGCGCGTCACTGGTTCGGCTATACATCGGTGCATACCCTTGCCGCCATCGCCAACAAGGAAAAGACGCTCGACGCCAGGAAGCTCGCCGAAGCGCTTGGCGGCTTCGAACTGGCAGACGACGTCAAGCTGCAGCCGAACAGGTGCTACTACCGCAAGGGGGATCACCAGCTGATGACGTCGTCGTTCGTCGGCGAAGCGTTATCCCAGCCGGCCGGCGACCCGGAAGATCTGTTCCGTGTAGATCGCGTCGTCGAGGGTGACAAGACCGCACCTCCCGAGAGCGAAACCGGCTGCAAGCTGCAGTGGCCCGCCTGA
- a CDS encoding c-type cytochrome, whose product MKTSPTIFRRLTILAGAAHAAAAIAGPAAAQDVAAGNTAFAQCAACHSVDDTNGVGPSLKGVVGRQAGTFPGFRFSRAMKGFNKPWDEKILDAYLTNPQAAVPGNIMPFSGVTDAKERADIIAYLKTLK is encoded by the coding sequence ATGAAGACGTCTCCCACGATATTCCGCCGCCTGACCATTCTTGCCGGTGCCGCGCATGCGGCCGCCGCGATTGCCGGCCCCGCGGCCGCCCAGGACGTCGCCGCCGGCAATACGGCGTTCGCGCAGTGCGCCGCCTGCCATTCCGTTGACGACACGAACGGCGTCGGTCCGAGCCTCAAGGGCGTGGTTGGCAGGCAGGCGGGCACATTCCCGGGCTTTCGCTTCTCACGCGCGATGAAGGGCTTTAACAAGCCCTGGGACGAGAAGATCCTCGACGCCTACCTGACCAACCCGCAGGCGGCCGTGCCGGGCAACATCATGCCGTTCTCGGGCGTGACCGACGCCAAAGAGCGCGCGGACATCATCGCCTACCTGAAGACGTTGAAATGA
- a CDS encoding GMC family oxidoreductase, producing the protein MKKLDKRTVVIVGGGLTAGLIARQLTSKGVEVLVLERGGDHTTGAEAKVPTQRDELRWDVHQGLIQDWSVQTYTLRYTAKESALPIRWMEAFLPGEGMGGAANHWSGHTWRWAEYDPQLRSHYEQRYGKAAIPKDMPLQDWGTTYREIEPYHDLFEKLFGLSGRAGNIQGKPQEGGNPFEPWRRDEFPQRPLEPTEAGLVFAQTAKKLGYEPFPTPAANSSGSYINPDGQVLGQCQYCGHCDRFICEANAKGSPDVLLYPMLKQRKGFEIRLYAHVLGVNYDARAKRVAGVHYVDLQTGQEHEQPADVVVLGAFTMTNTRLLLTSKIGEPYDPFSQTGVVGKNFCYQTNSGMNLFIKDRWFNPFLASGSTQMVIDDFNNDNFDHSGLGFLGGGGINASQFAGRPIGFRRLPPGTPQWGTSWKKANADWYAHSMSLGVQGSCYPHRENYLSLDPIYTDAFGQPLLRMTFDFRENELKTSDYVTKKMAEIGKAINADIASPAAPRKAPFDTRVYQSTHVTGGTVMGTDPKTSVVSPHLQHWDAHNLFVVGASVYPHNSGYNPTGPLAALALRLGDDLVRYTQRPGMLT; encoded by the coding sequence ATGAAAAAACTCGACAAGCGTACCGTCGTGATCGTCGGCGGCGGCCTGACTGCGGGCCTCATCGCCCGCCAGCTCACCAGCAAGGGCGTGGAAGTGCTCGTGCTGGAGCGCGGCGGCGACCACACCACCGGCGCAGAGGCCAAGGTGCCGACCCAGCGCGACGAACTGCGCTGGGACGTGCACCAGGGGTTGATACAGGACTGGTCGGTGCAGACCTACACGCTGCGCTACACCGCGAAGGAATCGGCGCTGCCAATCCGTTGGATGGAGGCATTCCTGCCTGGCGAGGGCATGGGCGGCGCGGCCAACCACTGGAGCGGCCACACGTGGCGCTGGGCCGAATACGATCCGCAATTGCGCAGCCACTACGAGCAGCGCTACGGCAAGGCGGCCATCCCGAAAGACATGCCGCTCCAGGACTGGGGTACGACGTACAGGGAGATAGAGCCATACCACGACCTGTTCGAGAAGCTGTTCGGGCTGTCGGGCCGCGCGGGCAATATCCAGGGCAAGCCGCAGGAGGGCGGCAATCCGTTCGAGCCTTGGCGCCGCGATGAATTCCCGCAAAGGCCGCTCGAGCCGACCGAGGCCGGCCTGGTGTTCGCCCAGACGGCGAAGAAGCTCGGCTACGAGCCATTCCCTACGCCAGCGGCCAATTCGTCAGGGTCATACATCAATCCGGACGGCCAGGTGCTCGGGCAATGCCAGTACTGCGGCCACTGCGATCGCTTCATCTGCGAGGCCAACGCGAAGGGATCGCCCGATGTGCTGCTCTATCCGATGCTCAAGCAACGCAAGGGCTTCGAGATCCGTCTGTACGCGCACGTGCTCGGCGTGAACTACGACGCGCGCGCCAAGCGCGTAGCCGGCGTCCACTATGTCGACCTGCAAACAGGTCAGGAGCATGAACAGCCTGCCGACGTCGTGGTGCTAGGCGCCTTCACCATGACCAACACCCGGCTCCTGCTCACGAGCAAGATCGGCGAGCCGTACGACCCGTTCTCGCAAACCGGCGTGGTCGGCAAGAACTTCTGCTATCAGACCAACTCGGGCATGAACCTGTTCATCAAGGACCGCTGGTTCAACCCGTTCCTCGCAAGTGGCAGCACGCAGATGGTGATCGACGATTTCAACAACGACAACTTTGATCACTCGGGACTGGGCTTCCTCGGCGGCGGGGGCATCAACGCGAGCCAGTTCGCGGGACGGCCCATCGGTTTCCGGCGCTTGCCGCCCGGCACGCCGCAATGGGGCACTTCGTGGAAGAAGGCCAACGCGGACTGGTATGCGCACTCGATGTCGCTCGGCGTCCAGGGCAGCTGCTATCCGCACCGCGAGAACTACCTGAGCCTCGATCCGATTTACACCGACGCCTTCGGCCAGCCGCTGCTGCGCATGACGTTCGACTTCCGCGAGAACGAGTTGAAGACGTCAGACTACGTGACGAAGAAGATGGCCGAGATCGGCAAGGCGATCAACGCCGACATCGCGAGTCCGGCCGCGCCGCGCAAGGCGCCGTTCGATACGCGCGTGTATCAGAGCACGCACGTGACGGGTGGCACCGTCATGGGCACCGATCCGAAGACGAGCGTGGTCTCGCCGCACCTGCAGCACTGGGATGCGCACAACCTGTTCGTGGTCGGCGCGTCGGTCTATCCGCACAATTCCGGCTACAACCCAACCGGCCCGCTCGCGGCGCTTGCGCTGCGCCTGGGCGACGATCTGGTGCGCTACACGCAGCGGCCGGGCATGCTGACCTGA